A single region of the Arthrobacter sp. zg-Y20 genome encodes:
- a CDS encoding amidohydrolase, whose protein sequence is MNGSTIPSAPKLTLYRNGSVYSAGDPFATAMLVDGDTIAWVGSEQAATSIQDSKMDVVDLHGALVAPGFVDSHVHATELGMSLATLDLSGCTSLADLLEAVSRYAAASSGLILGAGWDESRWPERRFPTAAELDAASGNRPVYLSRSDVHCAAVSGTLAANLRLQEYDGWDNGFVVRAAHEAARTVSRSADPAQRSAFQRAALKHAASRGVVAVTEMAAPHIAPPEDLRQLLGLDGAPAEEPMPQVLPYWGQLVETEAQATGLMEFFEGRLLGLAGDLNIDGSFGARTAALREPYTDRSDTRGTLYLTPEQVGRHLELMTRAGLQGGFHVIGDAGMDTALAGLRLAAEALSDAGGEAALRAAHHRLEHAEMTDDAAIAELLRFGVTVSLQPGFDAAWGHPGGLYEQRVGPRREGMNRLASLLSAGVPVALGSDTPVLPLDPWSGVRAAVAHSNPRERVSARAAFIGHTRAGWRAAGEKNFMRGQLAPGAPASFALWEVQELMVQTPDANVSAWSTDPRAGTPLLPALDNGDEPRCLQTVHNGNELYRAPDLA, encoded by the coding sequence TTGAACGGCAGTACCATCCCGAGCGCCCCGAAGCTGACGCTCTACCGCAACGGCTCGGTCTACAGTGCCGGCGATCCCTTTGCCACCGCCATGCTCGTGGACGGCGACACCATCGCCTGGGTGGGGTCCGAGCAGGCCGCCACCTCCATCCAGGACAGCAAGATGGATGTGGTGGACCTGCACGGAGCGCTGGTGGCCCCGGGTTTTGTGGACTCCCACGTGCACGCCACCGAACTGGGCATGTCCCTGGCGACCCTTGACCTGAGCGGCTGCACATCGCTGGCGGACCTGCTGGAGGCCGTCAGCCGGTATGCCGCGGCCAGCAGCGGGTTGATCCTGGGTGCGGGCTGGGACGAGTCCCGCTGGCCGGAACGCCGTTTCCCCACGGCGGCGGAACTGGATGCCGCCTCCGGCAACCGGCCCGTCTATCTTTCCCGCAGCGACGTGCACTGCGCCGCCGTATCCGGAACACTGGCGGCCAATCTGCGCCTGCAGGAGTACGACGGATGGGACAACGGTTTTGTGGTCCGCGCCGCGCATGAGGCTGCGCGCACCGTGTCGCGGAGCGCCGACCCGGCCCAGCGCTCGGCGTTCCAGCGGGCTGCCCTGAAGCACGCCGCTTCCCGCGGCGTGGTGGCCGTCACTGAAATGGCCGCACCGCACATTGCTCCTCCGGAGGATCTGCGGCAACTGCTGGGCCTGGACGGTGCCCCGGCCGAGGAGCCGATGCCGCAGGTGCTGCCTTACTGGGGCCAGCTGGTGGAAACAGAAGCCCAGGCCACCGGGCTGATGGAGTTCTTCGAGGGCAGGCTGCTGGGCCTGGCCGGGGACCTGAACATTGACGGGTCCTTCGGTGCCCGCACCGCGGCCCTGCGGGAGCCGTACACCGACCGGTCCGATACCCGCGGGACGCTGTACCTCACACCGGAACAGGTGGGCCGGCACCTGGAACTGATGACGCGGGCCGGACTGCAGGGCGGCTTCCACGTGATCGGAGACGCGGGCATGGATACCGCGCTGGCAGGCCTGCGCCTGGCCGCCGAGGCACTGTCCGACGCCGGCGGCGAAGCGGCCCTGCGCGCCGCCCATCATCGGCTCGAGCACGCTGAAATGACTGATGACGCGGCCATCGCCGAGCTGCTGCGCTTCGGTGTCACGGTCAGCCTGCAGCCCGGCTTCGACGCCGCCTGGGGCCACCCGGGCGGCCTCTACGAGCAGCGGGTGGGTCCGCGCCGTGAGGGCATGAACCGCCTGGCTTCCCTGCTGTCGGCAGGAGTGCCGGTGGCACTGGGCTCCGACACTCCCGTCCTTCCCCTCGATCCGTGGTCCGGGGTCCGTGCTGCCGTGGCGCACTCGAATCCGCGTGAACGCGTTTCCGCCCGGGCCGCATTCATCGGGCACACCCGTGCCGGCTGGCGTGCAGCGGGGGAGAAGAACTTCATGCGCGGCCAGCTGGCTCCCGGCGCACCGGCTTCCTTCGCGCTGTGGGAGGTGCAGGAACTGATGGTCCAGACCCCGGACGCCAATGTGTCGGCCTGGAGCACCGATCCGCGGGCCGGAACTCCGCTGCTGCCCGCACTGGACAACGGTGACGAACCCCGGTGCCTGCAGACGGTCCATAACGGCAACGAGCTCTACCGCGCCCCGGACCTGGCCTAG
- a CDS encoding RNA polymerase-binding protein RbpA, translating to MSDRSLRGMRLGAQSMETESGVEPAPRQRVEYRCEDGERVFVTFAAEADIPPVWISKTGKEALLVNGEKPDTSNDKPVRTHWDMLLERRSIEELETILQDRLNILRERRGERTSA from the coding sequence ATGAGCGATCGTAGCCTGCGGGGTATGCGCCTTGGTGCGCAGAGCATGGAGACCGAATCCGGTGTGGAGCCGGCTCCCCGCCAGCGGGTGGAATACCGCTGCGAGGATGGCGAGCGTGTTTTCGTAACCTTCGCCGCCGAAGCGGACATTCCGCCGGTCTGGATTTCCAAGACCGGCAAGGAAGCGCTCCTGGTCAACGGCGAGAAGCCCGACACCAGCAACGACAAGCCGGTGCGTACGCACTGGGACATGCTGCTGGAGCGCCGCAGCATCGAGGAGCTTGAGACCATCCTCCAGGACCGGCTGAACATCCTGCGTGAACGCCGCGGAGAGCGCACCAGCGCTTGA
- a CDS encoding SPFH domain-containing protein, which translates to MGTGTGVLVVVLAVLVIFVLVILVKAVKIVPQARAGVVERLGKYQKTLNPGLTILIPFVDRLLPLLDLREQVVSFPPQQVITEDSLVVSIDTVVYFQVTDARAATYEIANYIQGVEQLTITTLRNVVGGLNLEEALTSRDQINGQLRGVLDEATGRWGIRVSRVELKTIAPPLTIQDSMEKQMRAERERRATVLTAEGSKQSQILTAEGRRQAAILAAEGDAKAAILRADGEAQAIAKVFDAIHKGNPDQKLLAYQYLQTLPKLAEGTSNKVWIIPSELGEALKGVGSALGDFVPDAKKHSSTNGSSPVQNGSGPAADAAGVA; encoded by the coding sequence ATGGGTACCGGAACCGGCGTCCTAGTAGTTGTTCTTGCCGTGCTGGTGATCTTTGTATTGGTCATCCTCGTCAAGGCTGTAAAGATTGTCCCGCAGGCCCGGGCAGGGGTGGTTGAACGGCTGGGCAAGTACCAGAAGACCCTGAATCCCGGCCTGACTATCCTGATCCCGTTCGTGGACCGGCTCCTGCCGCTGCTGGACCTGCGTGAACAGGTGGTGTCATTCCCTCCGCAGCAGGTCATTACCGAGGACAGCCTGGTGGTCTCCATCGACACCGTGGTGTACTTCCAGGTCACCGACGCCCGGGCGGCCACCTATGAGATTGCCAACTACATCCAGGGTGTGGAGCAGCTGACCATTACCACCCTGCGCAACGTAGTGGGCGGCCTGAACCTGGAAGAGGCGCTGACCTCCCGCGACCAGATCAACGGCCAGCTGCGCGGCGTGCTGGATGAGGCCACCGGCCGCTGGGGCATCCGTGTCTCGCGTGTGGAGCTCAAGACCATTGCCCCGCCCCTGACCATCCAGGATTCGATGGAAAAGCAGATGCGTGCCGAACGTGAACGCCGGGCCACCGTGCTGACCGCGGAAGGCTCCAAGCAGTCGCAGATCCTCACGGCCGAGGGGCGCCGGCAGGCAGCCATCCTGGCCGCCGAAGGCGACGCCAAGGCTGCGATCCTGCGGGCGGACGGCGAGGCCCAGGCCATCGCCAAGGTCTTCGACGCGATCCACAAGGGCAACCCGGACCAGAAGCTGCTGGCCTACCAGTACCTCCAGACGCTGCCCAAGCTGGCCGAAGGTACGTCCAACAAGGTCTGGATCATCCCCAGCGAACTCGGTGAGGCGCTCAAGGGTGTGGGCAGCGCCCTGGGCGACTTCGTACCGGATGCGAAAAAGCACTCCTCCACCAACGGCAGCTCCCCCGTGCAGAACGGGTCGGGGCCCGCAGCGGACGCAGCCGGGGTGGCCTGA
- the tatC gene encoding twin-arginine translocase subunit TatC — MALRKGRKSNPEGRMALKEHLREFRNRLFKSAIAVVLGTVGGFFLYLPVFEALTKPLIDAGNSDGRFTTINFEGVATPFDQMIQVSVFVGLLVSSPVWLYQAWAFITPGLKRKERRAALGFLAAAVPLFLAGVYLAWLILPNAVRVLTEFTPEGGSNVITASVYLAFVLRLLLAFGIAFLIPVFLVGLNIAGLLRGRTIIKYWRITVFVICLFAAMAAPGADALSMFYLAAPLLALFALAVVLCLINDRRRARRETEREAAVEADADKATPIDKL, encoded by the coding sequence GTGGCGCTGCGCAAAGGGCGCAAATCCAACCCCGAAGGGCGGATGGCGCTCAAGGAGCACCTGCGGGAGTTCCGCAACCGGCTCTTCAAATCCGCCATCGCCGTGGTGCTTGGCACCGTGGGCGGCTTTTTCCTGTACCTCCCTGTTTTCGAGGCCCTGACCAAGCCGCTCATTGACGCGGGCAACAGTGACGGCCGCTTCACCACGATCAACTTCGAGGGTGTAGCCACCCCGTTCGACCAGATGATCCAGGTCTCCGTCTTCGTCGGCCTGCTCGTCTCCAGCCCGGTCTGGCTGTACCAGGCCTGGGCCTTCATCACACCGGGCCTCAAGCGCAAGGAACGACGGGCGGCCCTGGGGTTCTTGGCAGCAGCCGTTCCGCTCTTCCTTGCCGGCGTGTACCTGGCCTGGCTGATCCTCCCCAACGCCGTGCGGGTGCTGACCGAGTTCACGCCCGAAGGCGGCTCGAACGTTATAACGGCGTCGGTGTACCTGGCGTTTGTCCTGCGGCTGCTGCTGGCCTTCGGCATCGCGTTCCTGATCCCCGTTTTCCTGGTCGGGCTGAATATCGCCGGGCTGCTGCGGGGCAGGACCATCATCAAGTACTGGCGGATCACCGTTTTCGTGATCTGCCTCTTTGCGGCCATGGCCGCGCCGGGCGCCGATGCCCTGAGCATGTTCTATCTGGCAGCCCCGCTGCTGGCCCTGTTCGCGCTGGCCGTGGTCCTGTGCCTGATCAACGACCGCCGGCGTGCCCGCCGGGAGACCGAACGTGAAGCCGCGGTCGAAGCCGATGCGGACAAAGCCACCCCCATCGACAAACTGTAG
- a CDS encoding DEAD/DEAH box helicase, with amino-acid sequence MTSPSERYLAAKQRSEHAKTELGVFEQSLGFELDAFQSEACRSLEAGRGVLVAAPTGAGKTVVGEFAVYLALQKGLKAFYTTPIKALSNQKYTELAAAYGSGRVGLLTGDTSINPDADVVVMTTEVLRNMLYSNSETLMDLGYVIMDEVHYLADRFRGAVWEEVIIHLPSDVQVVSLSATVSNAEEFGAWLDTVRGSTDVVVSEHRPVPLWQHVMVGREIFDLFESDVSFDEAADESPGIKERYRVNPELMELARAESRVSQRGHWGGARARGGRSDRHRGGRPGAHGQAGPPITRIQRASRPQVIAQLDRNGLLPAITFIFSRNGCEAAVRQCVDSGLWLTDEEERHEIARVVDEATQDIPEDDLEVLGFWTWREGLVRGFAAHHAGMLPTFKEVVERLFAAGLVRAVFATETLALGINMPARSVVLEKLDKFNGEAHVDITAGEYTQLTGRAGRRGIDVEGHAVVLWQPGTDPAAVAGLASRRTYPLNSSFRPTYNMSINLIAQFGRERAREILESSFAQFQADRSVVGLAKQVRSREESLAGYEKAMTCHLGDFSEYAAMRRQLSDLEDAASKVRARNKRSSAAASLENLRPGDIVYIPGGRNSGHAVVLDVDASAREVRPAVLTEDKQIRRISSGDLDGPLESVSHIRIPKSFNSRSPKDRRDLSASLRNALHDHRPPRPAAARANELRTAGTERQEKAIAELRRKLRAHPCHGCSEREDHARWAERWWKLRRETDNLVGQIRGRTNTIAKTFDRVCDVLSRYGYVAVDGSGTAGVTPAGQKLRRIYGEKDLLVALALENGAFDELDAAELACLATALVYQAKREERGLRPKMPSVSLEVSVDAVIRQWSELTDLEEATKLPLTGEPELGLVWPMYKWVKGKHLQVALNGTELAAGDFVRWAKQVIDLLDQLAKVPDLPSAMYRRLREAIGLVRRGVVAYSNVGD; translated from the coding sequence ATGACTTCTCCTTCGGAGCGGTACCTTGCCGCAAAACAACGTTCCGAACACGCTAAGACGGAGCTGGGGGTCTTTGAGCAGTCGCTGGGCTTCGAACTGGATGCTTTCCAGTCCGAGGCCTGCCGCTCCCTCGAGGCCGGCCGCGGGGTCCTGGTAGCTGCACCCACCGGTGCCGGCAAGACGGTGGTGGGGGAGTTCGCCGTCTACCTTGCCTTGCAGAAGGGCCTGAAAGCCTTCTACACCACCCCCATCAAGGCCCTGAGCAACCAGAAATACACCGAGCTGGCAGCAGCGTACGGCAGCGGACGGGTGGGCCTGCTCACCGGTGACACCAGCATCAACCCCGACGCCGACGTCGTGGTGATGACCACCGAAGTGCTGCGCAACATGCTCTACTCCAACTCGGAGACCCTGATGGACCTGGGCTACGTCATCATGGACGAGGTCCACTACCTCGCCGACCGGTTCCGCGGCGCGGTCTGGGAGGAAGTCATCATCCACCTGCCCTCCGACGTCCAGGTGGTCTCGCTCAGTGCCACCGTGTCCAATGCGGAGGAATTCGGCGCCTGGCTGGACACCGTCCGCGGCTCCACCGATGTGGTGGTCTCCGAGCACCGTCCTGTTCCGCTGTGGCAGCACGTGATGGTGGGCCGGGAGATCTTCGACCTGTTCGAATCCGACGTGTCCTTTGACGAGGCGGCAGACGAATCACCCGGCATCAAGGAACGCTACCGGGTGAACCCCGAGCTGATGGAGCTGGCCCGGGCTGAGTCACGGGTCAGCCAGCGCGGCCATTGGGGCGGAGCCCGCGCGCGCGGCGGGCGCAGCGACCGGCACCGCGGCGGCCGTCCCGGCGCACACGGGCAGGCCGGACCCCCGATCACCCGGATCCAGCGTGCCTCCCGCCCGCAGGTCATCGCCCAGCTGGACCGCAACGGCCTGCTGCCGGCCATTACCTTCATTTTTTCGCGCAACGGCTGCGAGGCCGCCGTCCGGCAGTGCGTGGACTCGGGCCTTTGGCTCACCGATGAAGAAGAGCGCCACGAGATAGCGCGGGTGGTGGATGAAGCCACCCAGGACATCCCCGAAGACGATCTGGAGGTGCTGGGCTTCTGGACCTGGCGCGAGGGATTGGTCCGCGGGTTCGCCGCCCACCACGCGGGGATGCTGCCCACGTTCAAGGAAGTGGTGGAACGCCTTTTCGCCGCCGGCCTGGTCCGCGCCGTGTTCGCCACAGAAACCCTGGCGCTGGGCATCAACATGCCCGCCCGGTCCGTGGTGCTGGAGAAACTGGATAAGTTCAACGGTGAAGCGCACGTTGACATCACCGCCGGTGAATATACCCAGCTGACCGGCCGCGCGGGGCGGCGGGGGATCGATGTTGAAGGCCACGCGGTAGTGCTGTGGCAACCCGGCACGGACCCGGCCGCCGTCGCCGGCCTGGCGTCCCGGCGCACCTATCCGCTGAACTCCAGCTTCCGGCCGACCTACAACATGAGCATCAACCTGATCGCCCAGTTCGGCCGCGAACGTGCACGGGAGATCCTTGAGTCTTCCTTCGCACAGTTCCAGGCGGACCGTTCCGTGGTGGGCCTGGCCAAGCAGGTGCGCTCCCGCGAGGAGTCGCTGGCCGGCTACGAAAAAGCCATGACCTGCCATCTGGGCGACTTCAGCGAATACGCTGCCATGCGGCGCCAGCTGTCGGACCTGGAAGACGCGGCGTCCAAGGTCCGGGCGCGGAACAAGCGCAGCTCCGCCGCGGCGTCGCTGGAAAACCTGCGGCCCGGCGACATTGTCTACATCCCCGGCGGGCGTAATTCCGGCCATGCCGTGGTGCTGGACGTGGATGCTTCCGCCCGCGAGGTACGGCCGGCGGTACTGACCGAGGACAAGCAGATCCGGCGCATCAGCTCTGGGGACCTGGATGGTCCGCTCGAATCCGTGTCCCACATCCGGATCCCCAAGTCCTTCAACTCCCGCTCACCCAAGGACCGCCGGGACCTCTCCGCGTCGCTGCGGAACGCCCTGCATGACCACCGGCCGCCGCGCCCCGCCGCCGCCCGGGCCAACGAGCTGCGCACGGCCGGAACGGAACGGCAGGAGAAGGCCATCGCCGAACTGCGCCGGAAGCTGCGGGCCCACCCCTGCCACGGCTGCAGCGAACGCGAAGACCATGCCCGCTGGGCCGAGCGCTGGTGGAAGCTGCGCCGGGAGACGGACAACCTGGTGGGACAGATCCGCGGACGCACCAACACCATCGCCAAAACCTTCGATCGGGTGTGCGATGTGCTGAGCCGGTACGGATACGTTGCGGTGGACGGATCCGGGACCGCCGGGGTCACGCCCGCCGGGCAGAAACTGCGGCGCATCTACGGTGAAAAGGACCTCCTGGTTGCCCTCGCCCTGGAAAACGGCGCGTTCGACGAACTGGACGCTGCAGAGCTGGCTTGCCTGGCCACCGCGCTGGTGTACCAGGCCAAGCGCGAGGAGCGCGGCCTGCGCCCGAAAATGCCCAGCGTCTCGCTCGAAGTGTCCGTGGATGCCGTCATCCGGCAGTGGTCTGAGCTGACGGACCTGGAAGAAGCCACGAAGCTGCCGCTCACGGGCGAGCCCGAGCTGGGCCTGGTCTGGCCCATGTACAAGTGGGTCAAGGGCAAGCACCTCCAGGTGGCCCTGAACGGCACCGAGTTGGCGGCAGGTGACTTTGTACGCTGGGCCAAGCAGGTGATCGACCTGCTCGACCAGCTCGCCAAGGTGCCCGACCTTCCCTCCGCAATGTACCGGCGCCTCCGCGAGGCCATTGGCCTGGTGCGCCGCGGCGTCGTCGCCTATTCAAACGTCGGCGACTAG
- a CDS encoding NfeD family protein — MQEVYEWMLSYGWALWLVLFLGFAAIEALTLDLFFAMLSVGALAAMLSSLLGAPLFLQVVVFALVSVLMIALVRPLALKHLQHSSKDQLSNIDRLVGGPALTLEPVTGLAGTVKIGGETWSARSAAGDTLAAGTQVRVARIEGATAVVEASAGNTPDRPAGSGKTPEPGRRKTT; from the coding sequence ATGCAGGAAGTCTACGAATGGATGCTCAGCTACGGCTGGGCCCTGTGGCTGGTGCTTTTCCTGGGCTTCGCCGCTATTGAGGCCCTCACTCTGGATCTGTTTTTCGCGATGCTCTCCGTTGGTGCGCTGGCGGCCATGCTCAGTTCGCTGCTCGGTGCCCCGCTGTTCCTGCAGGTTGTAGTGTTCGCCCTGGTGTCCGTGCTGATGATCGCACTGGTGCGTCCGCTGGCACTCAAGCATCTGCAGCACAGCAGCAAGGACCAGCTCTCCAACATAGACCGTCTCGTCGGCGGGCCGGCGCTGACGCTGGAGCCCGTGACCGGGCTCGCCGGCACGGTGAAGATCGGCGGGGAAACCTGGTCCGCGCGCAGCGCCGCCGGGGATACGCTGGCGGCCGGGACGCAGGTACGGGTGGCCCGGATCGAAGGCGCCACCGCCGTCGTCGAGGCTTCGGCCGGTAATACCCCGGACCGGCCCGCCGGAAGCGGAAAGACCCCGGAACCGGGCCGCCGCAAAACAACCTAA
- a CDS encoding polyprenol monophosphomannose synthase codes for MRVLTIIPTYNEIESLPKTLTRLRNAVPDSDVLIADDNSPDGTGDYADEVAAKDPKVHVLHRKGKEGLGAAYIAGFRWGLERGYDVLVEMDADGSHRPEELPRLLEASKAGADLVIGSRWVPGGSVVNWPLRRKLLSRAGSTYSRLMLGIAVRDITAGYRAFRRGTLEQLDLGAVESVGYGFQVDMTFRVARLGLKITEVPITFVEREFGASKMSGNIVVEAMTNVTRWGLTARWKKLTGRS; via the coding sequence GTGCGTGTCCTGACCATCATCCCTACTTACAACGAGATTGAGTCCCTTCCCAAGACCCTCACGCGGCTGCGGAATGCGGTGCCCGACTCGGATGTACTGATTGCGGACGATAACAGCCCGGACGGCACCGGCGACTACGCCGATGAGGTTGCTGCCAAGGACCCGAAGGTGCATGTACTGCACCGTAAGGGCAAGGAGGGCCTGGGCGCCGCCTACATTGCCGGGTTCCGCTGGGGCCTGGAGCGTGGTTATGACGTGCTGGTGGAGATGGATGCCGACGGTTCGCACCGTCCGGAGGAACTGCCGCGGCTGCTTGAAGCTTCCAAGGCCGGTGCGGACCTGGTGATCGGCTCGCGCTGGGTTCCCGGCGGTTCGGTGGTGAACTGGCCGTTGCGCCGCAAGCTGCTCTCCCGCGCCGGCAGCACGTACTCGCGCCTGATGCTGGGCATTGCCGTCCGTGACATTACCGCCGGCTACCGCGCGTTCCGCCGCGGCACGCTGGAACAGCTGGACCTGGGTGCAGTTGAGTCCGTCGGCTACGGTTTCCAGGTCGATATGACCTTCCGCGTGGCACGGCTGGGCCTGAAGATCACCGAAGTGCCCATCACCTTCGTGGAACGGGAATTCGGCGCCTCGAAGATGAGCGGCAACATTGTGGTCGAGGCCATGACCAACGTGACCCGCTGGGGACTCACGGCACGATGGAAGAAGCTCACCGGCCGGTCCTAG